From the Prosthecobacter dejongeii genome, one window contains:
- a CDS encoding ROK family protein produces the protein MPANATSKIKLKKKPGKKIKTEAKLTLKSIPFWIGFDLGGTKMLACVLDEDYHVLGTARKSTNGSDGQIKGRKKITTVIQEAITAAGVDPKGLQGIGIGCPGLVNPEKGILINAPNLGWKNMGLAGILKTAFKKPVAVLNDVDAGTFGEYKLGAGKGARSLLGIFPGTGVGSGFVYDGKLVMGRSVSAMELGMVYVPGTHLGSAVPGAVMIEDLTSRLAVASQAGIACYRGQLPELDKKTRGNLREIRSKALSAAYNSAEPAAVSMIRNSVSYLGMGIATVVNLLAPDQITLGGGLVEEIPQVYLTLLKEEVNRYALPSLSRGIKYSLAKLGGNAVAVGSVAWLREQKP, from the coding sequence ATGCCAGCCAACGCCACCTCCAAAATCAAACTGAAGAAGAAGCCCGGCAAAAAGATCAAAACCGAGGCCAAGCTGACGCTCAAATCCATCCCTTTCTGGATCGGATTCGATCTCGGGGGAACCAAGATGCTGGCCTGCGTTCTGGATGAGGATTACCATGTTTTGGGCACTGCGAGAAAGTCCACCAATGGATCGGACGGCCAGATCAAGGGGCGAAAAAAAATCACCACCGTCATTCAAGAAGCGATAACGGCTGCGGGCGTGGACCCGAAAGGGCTGCAAGGAATCGGCATCGGCTGCCCAGGCTTGGTCAATCCCGAAAAAGGCATCCTCATCAATGCCCCAAATCTGGGCTGGAAGAACATGGGACTGGCTGGCATTTTGAAGACTGCTTTTAAAAAGCCAGTGGCGGTGCTCAATGACGTGGATGCAGGCACCTTTGGAGAATACAAACTGGGAGCAGGCAAAGGAGCCCGCTCACTTCTGGGCATCTTCCCCGGCACAGGCGTGGGATCTGGTTTTGTCTATGATGGGAAACTCGTGATGGGTCGCAGTGTCTCCGCCATGGAACTAGGCATGGTCTATGTGCCTGGCACTCATTTAGGAAGCGCCGTGCCAGGGGCGGTGATGATCGAAGACCTCACCAGTCGCCTCGCAGTGGCATCCCAGGCTGGCATCGCCTGTTACCGAGGACAGTTACCCGAACTGGATAAAAAAACCCGAGGTAATCTGCGCGAGATCCGCAGCAAGGCCCTTTCCGCAGCCTACAATTCCGCCGAGCCTGCTGCGGTATCCATGATCCGCAACAGTGTGTCCTATTTGGGTATGGGGATCGCCACCGTGGTCAATCTGCTAGCTCCTGATCAAATCACCTTAGGCGGGGGCTTGGTGGAGGAGATCCCTCAGGTTTACCTGACCTTACTCAAGGAAGAGGTCAACCGTTATGCCCTGCCAAGTCTCAGCCGTGGGATCAAATATTCCCTGGCCAAGTTAGGCGGTAATGCCGTGGCTGTGGGCAGCGTCGCCTGGTTGCGCGAGCAGAAACCCTAG
- the rfaD gene encoding ADP-glyceromanno-heptose 6-epimerase, protein MPITPESRILVTGGAGFIGSALVWELNRRGCENIIVSDRLCTDEKWKNLVPLRFHDYVDGGDLEKHIRTSPDSLGQFDVILHLGACSATTEKDADYLMRNNYELTKILCEWSLAKGTRFVYASSAATYGDGAHGMDDQLQDLHRLRPLNMYGYSKHLFDIHAQRTGMLSQVVGMKYFNVYGPNEDHKADMRSVVHKAYGQILNTGKVQLFKSHRPDYKDGEQMRDFLYVKDAIQMTLHLAEQTQANGLFNLGSGQAHTWVQLAQGIFAALGQQPNIEFVDMPEHLQSKYQYYTCADITKLRASGFTQDLYTLNEAVRDYVQGYLVGDKRLGDEA, encoded by the coding sequence ATGCCCATCACCCCTGAAAGCCGCATTCTCGTCACCGGTGGCGCCGGATTCATCGGCAGCGCCCTCGTCTGGGAACTGAATCGCCGTGGTTGCGAAAACATCATCGTCTCAGACCGTCTCTGCACGGATGAAAAGTGGAAGAATCTCGTCCCTCTGCGCTTCCATGATTATGTGGATGGTGGAGATTTGGAAAAGCACATCCGCACCTCTCCTGACAGCCTGGGGCAATTTGATGTCATCCTGCATCTCGGGGCCTGCTCAGCCACCACGGAGAAGGATGCCGACTACCTCATGCGCAATAATTATGAGCTGACCAAGATCCTGTGTGAGTGGTCTCTGGCCAAAGGCACCCGTTTTGTCTATGCCTCTTCCGCCGCAACTTATGGCGATGGCGCCCACGGCATGGATGATCAACTGCAGGATCTGCACCGCCTGCGGCCGCTGAACATGTATGGTTATTCCAAGCACCTCTTTGACATCCATGCCCAGCGCACTGGCATGCTCAGCCAGGTGGTGGGCATGAAGTATTTCAATGTCTATGGCCCCAATGAAGACCATAAGGCAGACATGCGTAGCGTGGTGCATAAGGCGTATGGTCAGATCCTGAACACCGGGAAGGTGCAGCTCTTTAAATCTCACCGCCCTGACTACAAGGATGGCGAGCAGATGCGCGACTTTCTTTACGTCAAAGATGCCATCCAGATGACTCTGCACCTGGCAGAGCAGACCCAGGCCAATGGCCTCTTTAACCTGGGCTCTGGCCAGGCACACACCTGGGTGCAGCTAGCTCAGGGCATCTTTGCCGCCTTGGGGCAGCAGCCTAACATAGAGTTTGTGGATATGCCTGAGCATCTCCAGTCCAAGTACCAGTATTATACCTGCGCAGACATCACCAAACTGCGCGCCTCCGGCTTCACCCAGGATTTATACACCCTCAATGAAGCGGTGCGAGATTACGTCCAGGGTTACCTCGTCGGAGACAAACGCCTCGGCGATGAAGCCTGA
- the ppk1 gene encoding polyphosphate kinase 1, producing MTSSSPSLDAKQQAQSPALTDEHFLNRELSWLAFNERVLAEAARAELPVLERVKFLAITASNLDEFFMVRVGALQFLREQGRRVKDPSGLTPTQQWEKIQQRAAAFVARQYEILNQELLPLLREKGIRRLSANELTLAQRTHLESYFHEYIFPVLSPIALDDDKPRISVPALQIALLCNVQSESDGKTTQRLVLFTLPSNLPRHVLVPEVESGLHAYLNLEDLLSLFLHLYFPSEKVTASARFRISRNSDIAVDDESSFDLASQMEDILEARLQSPAIRIEIEDGAPKELVKAIRDLCGAKTAQVYTIPGELDLRAYFVISGLSGFEDLKVEPWDSQSSPQIQPGESMFDAIKRGDILLHHPYETFDPVMQLIEEAAADPDVIAIKQILYRTAKNSRIISALIRAAQAGKHVTVLVELKARFDEARNLERAEDLLNAGAQIIYGVRGLKTHAKICLVMRREAGHLVRYMHFGTGNYNEATSKLYTDISYLTCRQNYGSDASAFFNTVTGRSRFVHFERISMAPFGLRERLLSMIHSETERARQGEEAEIMLKMNALEDRKMITALYEASQAGVKVRLNVRGICCLRPGVKGLSENISVLSIIDRYLEHARIYHFRQGGRPVIFISSADFMNRNLSKRVELLVPVEDKEAKKRLTHILETHFADTSRGRMLKPDGTWAAPAGATGKALRSQEIFAKEASKRIRQRNQAPDVLVPHVPKS from the coding sequence ATGACATCCTCCTCACCAAGCCTTGATGCCAAGCAGCAGGCTCAGTCCCCTGCCTTGACAGACGAACATTTCCTCAACCGTGAGTTGAGCTGGCTAGCCTTCAATGAGCGCGTCTTAGCTGAGGCTGCTCGTGCTGAATTGCCTGTGCTGGAGAGGGTCAAATTCCTGGCCATCACGGCTTCGAATTTGGACGAATTTTTCATGGTCCGTGTCGGCGCGTTGCAGTTCCTGCGTGAGCAGGGACGACGGGTCAAAGATCCCTCCGGCCTCACCCCCACCCAGCAGTGGGAAAAGATCCAACAGCGGGCCGCAGCCTTCGTCGCAAGGCAGTATGAGATCTTGAACCAGGAGCTTTTGCCACTGCTGCGGGAAAAAGGTATCCGCAGGCTGAGCGCCAATGAACTGACGCTCGCCCAGCGCACGCATCTGGAGTCCTACTTTCATGAGTACATTTTCCCCGTGCTCTCTCCTATCGCACTGGATGATGATAAGCCGCGCATTTCTGTGCCTGCCCTTCAGATCGCGCTGTTGTGCAATGTACAGTCTGAGTCTGATGGCAAGACCACACAGCGTCTGGTGCTCTTTACCCTGCCTTCAAACCTCCCCCGTCATGTCCTAGTGCCTGAGGTGGAAAGCGGCCTGCATGCCTACCTGAATCTGGAGGACCTGCTCTCCCTCTTTCTGCACCTGTATTTCCCTTCGGAAAAAGTCACGGCCAGCGCTCGTTTTCGCATCAGTCGAAATTCAGACATCGCGGTGGATGATGAAAGCTCATTCGACCTCGCGAGCCAGATGGAAGACATCCTTGAGGCGCGGCTTCAAAGTCCGGCCATCCGTATCGAGATCGAAGACGGTGCTCCAAAAGAACTTGTGAAAGCCATCCGCGATCTTTGTGGGGCGAAAACAGCGCAAGTCTATACCATCCCCGGTGAGCTGGATCTACGGGCTTATTTTGTGATCTCAGGTCTTTCAGGTTTTGAGGACCTCAAGGTGGAACCTTGGGACAGCCAGTCCTCCCCCCAAATCCAGCCCGGAGAGAGCATGTTCGATGCGATCAAACGTGGCGACATCCTGCTGCATCACCCCTACGAGACCTTTGATCCGGTGATGCAACTCATCGAAGAAGCAGCGGCAGATCCCGACGTCATCGCCATCAAACAGATCCTCTACCGCACAGCCAAAAACAGCCGCATCATCAGCGCTCTCATCCGCGCTGCCCAGGCGGGTAAACACGTCACTGTCTTGGTGGAGTTGAAAGCGCGGTTTGATGAAGCACGAAATCTGGAACGTGCTGAAGACCTGCTGAATGCCGGAGCGCAAATCATCTACGGTGTCCGTGGCCTGAAAACACACGCCAAGATCTGCCTGGTCATGCGCCGGGAGGCAGGGCATCTCGTGCGCTACATGCACTTTGGCACGGGCAATTACAATGAAGCCACCTCGAAATTGTACACCGACATCAGCTATCTGACCTGCCGCCAAAACTACGGCAGCGATGCCAGTGCCTTTTTTAACACGGTCACAGGCCGCTCACGGTTCGTCCATTTTGAGCGCATCTCCATGGCTCCTTTTGGGCTGCGGGAGCGCCTGCTTTCCATGATCCACAGTGAAACGGAGCGCGCCCGCCAGGGTGAGGAAGCGGAGATCATGCTGAAGATGAATGCACTGGAAGATCGGAAGATGATCACCGCACTTTATGAAGCCTCTCAGGCAGGTGTGAAGGTGCGCCTGAATGTGCGTGGCATCTGCTGCCTGCGCCCTGGGGTGAAGGGGCTCAGTGAAAACATCAGCGTTTTGAGCATCATTGACCGCTACCTAGAACACGCCCGCATCTACCACTTTCGCCAAGGAGGGAGACCCGTCATTTTCATCTCCAGCGCTGACTTCATGAACCGTAACTTGTCCAAACGCGTGGAGCTACTGGTCCCTGTGGAGGATAAAGAAGCGAAAAAACGTCTCACACACATTTTGGAAACGCACTTCGCAGACACCTCCAGAGGACGCATGTTAAAGCCCGATGGCACCTGGGCCGCGCCAGCGGGAGCCACTGGTAAAGCGCTGCGCTCTCAAGAAATCTTCGCCAAGGAAGCCAGCAAACGCATTCGCCAGCGGAACCAGGCACCGGATGTGCTGGTACCGCATGTGCCTAAATCTTGA
- a CDS encoding glutamate--tRNA ligase, giving the protein MIRVRFAPSPTGDLHVGGARTALFNWLFARKNGGTFILRIEDTDGARNTEEASAGILKGLKWLGLDWDEGPEKGGDYGPYYQSQRKEIYDRYLAKLTADGRTYVEENGAVRFKFSRTAITVHDLVCGDVTFAPTEEPDMTLRRPDGSYIFHFVNVVDDIEMRMTHVFRGEDHLSNTWKHIDLFNAFGATPPTYAHIPLILNSDSSKMSKRDAGSAIESSYMNGGFLPDAVFNYLCLLGWTPRTEAEVLDRATLTSLFEPAEIHSSNARFDMQKCSWFNAQYLRALNPENLFAATRPFLDKAGLIITDEAMAAAAVYSVKEKVSLLTEIPDWVHYFFREDYPFEADVVTKLKAKPENPALLQAASTAFAALTEWTEASVHTAIEDAAKAAGVKPGALMPLLRFALSGQSRGPGVSTIAHLIGQASTLGRIERTLGL; this is encoded by the coding sequence ATGATCCGCGTCCGCTTCGCTCCCTCCCCTACTGGTGACCTCCACGTCGGTGGTGCCCGCACTGCTTTGTTCAACTGGCTCTTCGCTCGTAAAAACGGCGGCACCTTCATTCTGCGCATTGAGGATACCGATGGCGCACGCAATACCGAAGAAGCCTCCGCAGGCATCCTCAAGGGGCTGAAGTGGCTGGGACTGGACTGGGATGAAGGCCCCGAAAAAGGCGGTGATTATGGCCCCTACTACCAGAGCCAGCGCAAAGAAATTTACGACCGTTACCTCGCCAAGCTGACTGCCGATGGCCGCACCTACGTGGAGGAAAATGGGGCCGTTCGGTTCAAGTTCAGCCGCACCGCCATCACGGTGCATGACCTCGTCTGTGGTGATGTCACCTTCGCTCCGACGGAAGAGCCAGACATGACGCTCCGCCGTCCCGATGGCAGCTACATCTTCCACTTCGTCAATGTCGTGGACGACATCGAAATGAGAATGACGCACGTCTTCCGGGGGGAGGATCACCTCTCCAATACCTGGAAACACATTGATCTCTTCAATGCCTTCGGGGCCACCCCGCCTACTTATGCACACATTCCTCTGATCTTGAACAGCGACAGCTCCAAGATGAGCAAGCGCGATGCCGGCAGCGCCATCGAGAGCAGTTATATGAATGGCGGCTTCCTGCCCGACGCAGTTTTTAACTACCTCTGCCTCCTAGGCTGGACTCCTCGCACCGAGGCGGAAGTGCTGGACCGCGCCACGCTGACCAGCCTGTTTGAACCTGCGGAAATCCATAGCTCCAATGCCCGCTTTGACATGCAGAAATGCAGTTGGTTTAATGCGCAGTATCTCCGTGCCCTGAACCCGGAAAATCTCTTTGCCGCCACCCGTCCCTTCTTGGACAAAGCAGGTCTCATCATCACCGATGAAGCCATGGCCGCTGCCGCTGTTTATAGCGTGAAAGAAAAGGTCAGCCTGCTGACGGAGATCCCCGATTGGGTGCATTATTTCTTTCGCGAGGACTATCCCTTTGAGGCGGATGTGGTCACTAAGCTCAAGGCCAAGCCTGAGAACCCGGCCTTGCTACAAGCTGCATCCACAGCCTTCGCCGCACTCACAGAATGGACGGAAGCCAGCGTGCACACCGCCATCGAAGACGCGGCGAAAGCAGCGGGTGTCAAACCTGGGGCGCTGATGCCCTTGCTGCGTTTTGCCCTCAGTGGCCAGTCCCGTGGACCAGGAGTTAGCACCATTGCGCACCTCATCGGTCAGGCGAGTACCTTAGGGCGCATCGAGCGCACGCTGGGCCTCTAA
- a CDS encoding GntR family transcriptional regulator: protein MPKAFSKPASSAPLEIPAAVITTKQRAVYEALRGEIMGGVLQPGEVLVIDALAKRFQVSIIPVREALRQLQSERLVEIRAHTGVRVTPVDVSALVEIFALLGALETASAIHALPLMTSADLAELEAILQVLESTAASGDTAGFEQANRRFHLLPCRIAGFTRAEQGLQSILAEWERLHRLAFKGTQPPSPEQANKEHRAIVRAFRQGDAEKLTQVIQRHNATALSHYQKLMK from the coding sequence ATGCCTAAAGCTTTTTCCAAACCCGCTTCATCTGCCCCCTTGGAGATTCCTGCTGCTGTCATCACGACCAAACAGCGTGCCGTTTATGAAGCTCTACGAGGGGAGATCATGGGGGGCGTTTTGCAGCCGGGGGAGGTGCTGGTGATTGATGCCTTGGCGAAGCGATTTCAGGTCAGCATTATCCCTGTGAGGGAAGCTCTGCGTCAGCTTCAGTCGGAGAGACTGGTCGAAATCCGGGCTCATACAGGCGTTCGTGTTACTCCGGTGGATGTGTCGGCGCTGGTTGAAATCTTTGCGTTATTAGGCGCTCTGGAGACGGCGTCGGCCATCCATGCACTACCGCTGATGACCAGCGCGGACTTGGCCGAGCTGGAGGCCATCCTTCAGGTTTTAGAAAGCACGGCAGCAAGTGGTGACACGGCGGGTTTTGAGCAGGCTAATCGCCGATTTCACCTTCTGCCCTGCCGCATCGCGGGCTTCACACGGGCCGAGCAGGGGTTACAATCCATCCTGGCAGAATGGGAGCGTCTTCACCGTCTCGCCTTCAAGGGTACTCAGCCACCTAGCCCTGAGCAGGCGAATAAAGAGCACCGCGCCATCGTGCGGGCCTTTCGTCAAGGCGATGCGGAGAAGCTCACGCAAGTCATCCAGCGGCATAATGCCACCGCTCTTTCGCATTATCAAAAGCTCATGAAGTGA
- a CDS encoding Ppx/GppA phosphatase family protein, with protein MSVPPVLSSSEHAIIYVGAASLSLIIGTRNDSGSFSLLEHLDKPLPMARDIFRTGNITRATVEQAAGILKDYLLTVREFGLPLANVRLYNTNILSEAGNHEIFLNRLQVSTGLIARLIDDGDMTRLVYQIGLRMLKKNPELREGHTFVSHIGPGNTRALYFKDGRLAAYSNYRLGIFRAREAVAGADGESAQHLTHLEEHIRGVVDHLAQDYSGYQIDNHVAIGAEIQSVAAELTTAKQGAFRITEEELERFTEKLAVLNPDELVRKLHVHYTGGEGIVPALQTNLALARRFGDEALWIPEGDFQRELMLDLMTASPHSANFQDEVVQAACEIGVRYKTDRKHADHVAGFAQQLFRELQHLHALDAKYELVLRVAAVLHEVGMFISPREHHKHSLYILLQTEIFGLSSSDGEMVALLARYHRRYNPEPNHPTFSDLTREERMIVFKLAALLRIADALDRTHAQRIKTIQLRPEGSRLYILTPGVDDTTVEQIAINSKCDLFREIYGYDILLTKP; from the coding sequence ATGTCCGTCCCGCCTGTGTTATCGTCTTCAGAACACGCCATCATTTACGTCGGTGCGGCGTCGCTCTCGCTCATCATCGGCACACGCAATGACTCAGGCAGCTTTAGCCTTTTGGAACATCTGGATAAGCCGCTGCCCATGGCTAGGGATATTTTCCGCACTGGCAACATCACCCGCGCGACGGTGGAACAAGCCGCCGGAATCTTGAAAGACTATCTGTTAACCGTACGGGAATTCGGACTGCCTCTGGCTAACGTCCGCCTGTATAACACGAACATTCTTTCTGAGGCAGGCAACCATGAGATTTTCCTCAATCGCCTGCAAGTCAGCACCGGCCTGATCGCACGATTGATAGACGATGGCGATATGACGCGACTGGTCTATCAAATCGGCCTGCGTATGCTGAAAAAGAACCCGGAGTTGCGGGAGGGACACACCTTTGTCTCTCACATCGGGCCAGGCAATACGCGCGCCCTGTATTTCAAGGATGGGCGACTGGCTGCGTATAGCAACTATCGGTTAGGCATCTTCCGGGCTCGCGAAGCGGTGGCTGGAGCAGACGGTGAATCTGCCCAGCATCTGACCCACCTCGAAGAGCACATCCGCGGGGTCGTGGACCATCTGGCCCAGGATTACTCTGGCTACCAGATTGATAATCATGTGGCCATCGGCGCAGAGATCCAAAGTGTGGCGGCAGAGCTGACGACGGCTAAGCAAGGGGCCTTTCGAATCACCGAGGAAGAGCTGGAACGTTTCACAGAAAAGCTCGCCGTCCTGAATCCTGACGAGCTGGTGAGAAAACTGCATGTCCACTACACGGGTGGAGAAGGCATTGTGCCGGCGTTGCAGACCAACCTGGCCCTGGCACGCCGGTTTGGCGATGAGGCGCTATGGATCCCTGAGGGGGACTTTCAGCGGGAGTTGATGCTGGATTTAATGACTGCCAGCCCGCACTCGGCCAATTTCCAAGATGAAGTGGTGCAGGCCGCCTGCGAGATCGGCGTGCGCTATAAGACCGACCGTAAGCATGCTGATCATGTGGCAGGCTTTGCCCAGCAACTGTTCCGTGAACTTCAGCACTTGCATGCCCTGGATGCCAAGTATGAGTTGGTATTGCGAGTCGCCGCTGTCCTGCATGAAGTAGGCATGTTCATCAGCCCGCGCGAGCACCACAAACACAGTCTCTACATCCTTCTGCAAACTGAGATCTTTGGTCTGAGCAGTTCCGATGGGGAAATGGTGGCCCTGCTGGCCCGTTACCACCGCCGCTACAATCCTGAGCCTAACCACCCAACCTTCTCCGACCTGACCCGAGAAGAGCGCATGATCGTCTTTAAACTCGCCGCTCTGCTCCGCATTGCCGATGCGCTGGATCGCACTCATGCACAGCGCATCAAGACCATCCAACTCCGGCCCGAAGGCAGCCGCCTCTACATCCTGACGCCAGGCGTGGATGACACGACCGTCGAGCAGATCGCCATCAACTCCAAGTGTGACCTTTTCCGCGAAATTTACGGCTATGACATCCTCCTCACCAAGCCTTGA
- a CDS encoding VOC family protein, producing MRPEKVKFMLLAADMRRAVRFYTTVLGFQSVFVSDFWSEVACGDAILAFHGGHDGSVNATGLSLQFEDVLEIAVNIERAGGKILDLPQQRDGEPILLGRYRDPEGNEGFITQYVG from the coding sequence ATGCGCCCAGAGAAAGTCAAATTCATGCTGTTGGCGGCGGATATGCGCCGCGCGGTCCGTTTCTACACCACCGTTCTCGGTTTTCAGTCCGTTTTCGTGAGTGATTTCTGGTCGGAAGTGGCCTGTGGCGATGCCATTTTGGCTTTTCATGGCGGGCACGATGGCAGTGTGAATGCAACGGGTCTGAGCCTGCAATTTGAGGACGTTCTGGAGATTGCCGTCAATATTGAGCGTGCAGGTGGGAAGATCTTGGACCTGCCTCAGCAGCGAGATGGAGAACCTATTTTGTTAGGCCGTTACCGTGATCCCGAGGGGAATGAGGGATTCATCACCCAGTATGTGGGGTGA
- a CDS encoding NUDIX domain-containing protein, giving the protein MTLSPAMPVDVVCAVIRRQDRILLAQRPPGKRLAGLWEFPGGKVDPGETPALALHRELMEELGCEVRILQAGPAFLHEYPWGCIRLFPFLCELTSESPEPQAHEHTELIWDFQKNLLRPDLAPADVPVVRWLTDLA; this is encoded by the coding sequence ATGACTCTCTCTCCCGCCATGCCTGTGGACGTGGTCTGCGCCGTGATCCGACGCCAAGACCGCATCCTCCTTGCCCAGCGCCCACCAGGCAAACGGCTGGCAGGTCTGTGGGAATTCCCAGGGGGGAAAGTCGATCCAGGCGAAACTCCTGCGCTAGCCCTGCACCGGGAGCTCATGGAGGAACTGGGCTGTGAGGTCCGCATCCTTCAGGCAGGCCCTGCCTTTTTGCATGAGTATCCGTGGGGGTGCATTCGCCTTTTTCCCTTCTTGTGTGAATTGACCTCTGAAAGCCCAGAGCCCCAGGCTCATGAGCACACCGAGCTCATTTGGGATTTTCAAAAAAATCTTCTGCGCCCCGACTTGGCCCCGGCAGATGTGCCCGTGGTGAGATGGCTCACTGACTTGGCCTGA
- a CDS encoding Gfo/Idh/MocA family protein, with the protein MSIQRIGIILNGVTGRMGTNQHLVRSILAIIRQGGIKVSDELTLMPDPILTGRSASKLQELATKHSCAKTGPLKTSTDLPAVLADPAYPIFFDASGTLHRARFVQMAAAAGKAIYCEKPTAVETAEALRLAEVCEKAGIKNGVVQDKLWLPGLRKLALLKSQGFFGRILSVRGEFGYWVFTGEHEGQPAQRPSWNYRKADGGGIIVDMLCHWRYVIDNLFGEVTAVSCLGATHIPQRVDEKGETYNCDTDDSCYATFETADNVVCQFNSSWNVRVRRDDLLTLQVDGTHGSAMVGLRKCWFQSMAGTPKPVWNPDIDSPINHYNHWQEVPDTAEYDNAFKIQWEMFIKHVALDTPFRWTLREGAKGVQLAELGLQSWAERKWLNVPKI; encoded by the coding sequence ATGAGCATCCAACGCATCGGCATCATTCTCAACGGCGTCACGGGACGCATGGGCACCAATCAGCACCTCGTGCGCTCCATCCTGGCCATCATCCGCCAGGGCGGCATCAAGGTTTCCGATGAACTCACCCTGATGCCGGATCCGATCCTCACGGGCCGCAGTGCGAGCAAGTTGCAGGAACTGGCGACGAAACATAGCTGTGCCAAAACAGGGCCCTTGAAGACCAGCACAGATCTCCCTGCGGTGCTGGCAGACCCTGCTTACCCGATTTTCTTTGATGCCTCCGGCACCCTGCACCGCGCACGTTTCGTGCAAATGGCAGCAGCAGCTGGCAAGGCCATTTATTGCGAAAAACCAACCGCAGTGGAGACGGCTGAAGCCCTTCGCCTAGCTGAAGTCTGTGAGAAAGCGGGTATCAAGAACGGCGTGGTTCAGGACAAACTGTGGCTGCCAGGGCTGCGCAAACTCGCGCTCCTAAAGTCGCAGGGGTTCTTTGGTCGCATCCTGAGCGTGCGCGGTGAATTTGGCTACTGGGTCTTCACCGGTGAGCATGAAGGACAGCCTGCGCAGCGCCCTTCCTGGAATTATCGAAAGGCCGATGGTGGCGGCATCATCGTGGACATGCTCTGCCACTGGCGTTACGTGATCGATAATTTGTTCGGCGAAGTCACAGCCGTATCTTGCCTTGGGGCCACACACATCCCTCAGCGAGTGGACGAGAAAGGCGAGACGTACAACTGCGACACCGATGACAGTTGCTACGCCACCTTTGAAACGGCCGACAATGTGGTGTGCCAGTTCAACAGCTCGTGGAACGTGCGTGTGCGGCGCGATGATCTCTTAACGCTGCAAGTGGATGGCACCCACGGCTCGGCCATGGTGGGGCTGCGCAAGTGCTGGTTCCAATCCATGGCAGGCACGCCAAAACCAGTGTGGAACCCAGACATTGACAGCCCGATTAACCATTACAACCACTGGCAGGAAGTGCCGGATACGGCGGAGTATGACAATGCCTTCAAGATCCAGTGGGAGATGTTCATCAAGCATGTGGCTCTCGATACCCCTTTCCGTTGGACACTGCGTGAAGGTGCTAAGGGCGTGCAGCTCGCAGAACTAGGCCTACAAAGCTGGGCCGAGCGCAAGTGGCTGAACGTGCCTAAGATCTAA